In the Artemia franciscana chromosome 1, ASM3288406v1, whole genome shotgun sequence genome, one interval contains:
- the LOC136040245 gene encoding glycogen [starch] synthase-like: MSGKSATPITRRFYSTNDLMGVLDSGDSAEAENIWTFECAWEVVNKVGGIYTVIRSKTGISVEEMGNRYVLMGPYKKQFARTEIEEFEFSQGPLYDAVTKLRDNGFKIHTGSWLVDGNPLVLLFDISSVSYNLNKYKEELFSKSGIGLPDNDTESNDCVLFGFMVAQFIADFNHFANKDVEISPKIVCHFHEWLSGIGLIMTRLWNINVSTVFTTHATLLGRYLCAGSVDFYNSLDKFDIDAEAGKRQIYHRYCIERAATHQAHIFTTVSDITGIEAEHLLKRKPDIVTPNGLNVKKFSALHEFQNLHAVNKEKIHDFVRGHFHGYHDFDLDKTLYFFIAGRYEFSNKGADLFIEGLARLNHMIKESGSDKTVVAFLIFPTRTNSYNVESLRGQAIAKSLRDTVHVVQQDIGKRMYDACLSGKLPDSEELLSKDDLVKLKRCVFASHRSSLPPITTHNVVDDHADPVLYNLRRCQLFNNRSDRVKVIFHPEFLSSSNPLFGLDYEDFVRGCHLGVFPSYYEPWGYTPAECTVMGIPSVTTNLSGFGCFMDDHVADPTSYGIYIVDRRFIGLDDSISQLASYMHDFVSLNRRQRIIQRNRTERLSDLLDWRSLATYYRRARMLALHKVFPELIIEDENGVRHIKYPRPISEPPSPASSRATTPAPSN; encoded by the coding sequence ATGTCTGGCAAATCTGCAACGCCCATCACTCGAAGATTCTACAGTACCAATGATCTCATGGGGGTCCTCGACAGTGGTGACAGTGCAGAAGCTGAGAACATTTGGACATTTGAATGCGCATGGGAGGTAGTTAACAAAGTTGGTGGGATTTATACAGTTATCCGGTCGAAGACCGGGATTTCTGTTGAAGAGATGGGTAATAGGTATGTACTAATGGGTCCATACAAAAAACAATTTGCTCGAACAGAAATCGAGGAGTTTGAGTTTTCTCAGGGCCCACTATACGATGCTGTGACGAAGCTGAGAGATAATGGCTTCAAAATTCATACGGGCAGTTGGCTAGTGGACGGCAATCCTTTAGTACTTTTATTTGACATTTCTTCAGTTTCTTACAATTTGAATAAGTACAAGGAAGAACTGTTCAGCAAAAGTGGAATTGGGCTTCCTGATAATGATACTGAGTCCAACGATTGTGTTTTGTTTGGGTTTATGGTAGCTcaatttattgctgattttaaccATTTCGCTAATAAAGACGTTGAGATTTCCCCAAAAATTGTCTGCCATTTTCACGAATGGCTCTCAGGAATTGGACTCATCATGACTCGACTCTGGAATATAAATGTGTCTACTGTTTTTACGACACACGCCACCCTTCTTGGTCGATATTTATGTGCCGGTAGTGTTGACTTTTATAATAGTCTAGATAAATTTGATATTGACGCCGAAGCTGGTAAGCGTCAGATATATCATCGCTATTGCATTGAAAGGGCTGCGACTCATCAAGCGCACATTTTCACAACTGTATCCGACATCACAGGCATTGAAGCTGAACATCTTCTAAAACGGAAGCCAGATATTGTAACCCCCAATGGGCTTAATGTGAAGAAGTTTAGCGCACTACATGAATTTCAAAATCTACACGCtgtaaacaaagagaaaatacatgACTTTGTTCGTGGACATTTCCATGGTTATCACGATTTTGACCTTGACAAAacgttatatttttttattgctggtAGATATGAATTTAGCAATAAGGGAGCTGATTTGTTTATAGAAGGATTAGCACGACTTAACCACATGATAAAAGAATCCGGTTCGGATAAGACAGTTGTTGCTTTTTTGATTTTCCCAACTCGTACAAATAGCTATAATGTAGAAAGTCTTCGAGGACAAGCAATTGCAAAAAGCCTACGGGACACTGTTCATGTCGTTCAGCAGGATATTGGGAAAAGGATGTATGATGCTTGTCTTAGTGGTAAACTACCAGATAGCGAAGAGCTTCTCTCAAAGGATGACCTTGTCAAACTTAAACGATGCGTTTTTGCAAGCCACCGCTCCTCTCTACCACCGATCACAACCCATAATGTAGTTGATGACCACGCAGATCCTGTTCTTTATAACCTGAGAAGATGTCAACTGTTTAATAATAGAAGCGATCGAGTAAAAGTGATTTTTCACCCTGAATTTCTTTCCTCTAGTAATCCTCTTTTTGGATTAGACTATGAGGATTTCGTCCGAGGCTGTCACTTAGGAGTCTTTCCAAGCTACTATGAGCCATGGGGATATACACCCGCTGAATGCACAGTGATGGGTATCCCATCTGTGACCACAAACCTTTCAGGGTTTGGTTGTTTTATGGATGATCATGTTGCAGACCCAACCAGCTATGGGATCTATATTGTGGATCGCCGTTTCATAGGTCTTGACGATTCCATCTCACAGCTTGCTTCGTATATGCATGATTTCGTAAGCTTAAATCGTCGACAACGAATAATTCAGCGTAATCGCACGGAACGTCTAAGTGACCTTCTCGACTGGAGATCCCTTGCAACTTATTACAGAAGAGCAAGGATGCTAGCTCTCCATAAAGTCTTCCCTGAACTGATAATTGAAGATGAAAACGGTGTTAGACACATCAAATACCCTCGCCCTATATCAGAACCCCCTTCACCTGCTTCTTCAAGAGCCACTACTCCTGCTCCTAGTAATTAA